The Macaca fascicularis isolate 582-1 chromosome 12, T2T-MFA8v1.1 genome has a segment encoding these proteins:
- the TNP1 gene encoding spermatid nuclear transition protein 1, with product MSTSRKLKSHGMRRSKSRSPHKGVKRGGSKRKYRKGNLKSRKRGDDANRNYRSHL from the exons ATGTCGACCAGCCGCAAATTAAAGAGTCATGGCATGAGGAGGAGCAAGAGCCGATCTCCTCACAAGGGAGTCAAGAGAGGTGGCAGCAAAAGGAAATACCGTAAGGGCAACCTGAAAAGTAGGAAACGGGGTGATGATG CCAATCGCAATTACCGCTCCCACTTGTGA